One Solea senegalensis isolate Sse05_10M linkage group LG3, IFAPA_SoseM_1, whole genome shotgun sequence genomic window carries:
- the pnpla3 gene encoding patatin-like phospholipase domain containing 3 codes for MFDLKDGWNLSFAGCGFLGIYHIGVASCLLEKAPYLVQGATKLYGASAGALTASVLASQASITKCCEDVIEVAKEARSRNLGPLHPTFNLVKVIKSGLSRDLPSDAHALASGRLCVSLTRVSDGENVLVSEFSSKDELIQALVCSSFIPIYCGLIPPSFKGVRYVDGGISDNLPQSELKNTITISPFSGESDICPRDNSTSFHELRFTNTSIQMNLGNMYRLSKALFPPEPKVLAEMCQSGYKDALRFLEANNLLMLQRPSPGLTPSESDPDCCCTHTETTKDWVLRRLRLLRKQHWWLDERIILPTPIKKVFCEACQDKSSLYGKVSEMLPMRVASYMLMPYTLPVQSAYSVAQRFVEWIPEVPADVNWLFGVATGVYKQAWKGAPTNSVSDPCLRKYLDAPPPPVQCERPTQWDKLPALSSPDIHGSLSSHIHNPHTAPISPQDKVCFFLSSDDESDQALQ; via the exons ATGTTCGACCTAAAGGACGGCTGGAATCTTTCTTTCGCGGGCTGCGGCTTCCTGGGTATTTACCATATCGGAGTTGCCAGCTGTCTGCTGGAGAAAGCTCCATATCTCGTCCAGGGAGCCACCAAGCTGTACGGAGCCTCAGCCGGAGCTCTGACCGCCTCCGTGCTCGCCAGTCAGGCGTCCATAA CGAAATGCTGTGAAGACGTGATCGAGGTGGCCAAGGAAGCCAGGAGTAGGAACCTGGGCCCCCTTCACCCGACCTTCAACCTGGTCAAAGTGATCAAGTCAGGCCTGAGTCGAGACCTGCCCTCGGACGCACATGCCCTGGCCTCAGGACGGTTGTGTGTCTCGCTAACCAGAGTGTCTGATGGGGAAAATGTGCTGGTGTCGGAGTTCAGCTCAAAAGACGAGCTTATTCAG GCACTGGTCTGCAGCTCTTTCATCCCCATTTACTGTGGACTCATTCCTCCATCATTCAAAGGAGTG CGTTACGTGGATGGTGGGATCAGTGACAACCTGCCGCAGTCGGAGCTGAAAAACACCATCACCATCTCTCCCTTCTCGGGTGAGAGCGACATTTGTCCCCGCGACAATTCTACAAGCTTCCACGAGCTGCGCTTCACCAACACCAGCATCCAGATGAACTTGGGCAACATGTACCGTCTCAGCAAAGCATTGTTCCCACCAGAACCCAAG GTATTAGCTGAGATGTGTCAGAGTGGTTATAAGGACGCTCTACGCTTCCTTGAAGCCAACA ACCTGCTGATGCTGCAGCGTCCGAGCCCCGGCCTCACGCCATCAGAGAGTGACCCTGACTGCTGCTGCACGCACACGGAGACGACCAAAGATTGGGTGCTGCGGAGGCTCCGCCTATTGCGCAAGCAGCACTGGTGGCTAGATGAGCGGATCATTCTGCCAACACCAATCAAAAAAG TGTTCTGCGAGGCCTGCCAGGATAAAAGCAGCCTGTACGGCAAGGTGTCTGAGATGCTGCCGATGAGAGTGGCTTCGTACATGCTCATGCCGTACACACTTCCTGTACAGTCGGCGTACTCTGTGGCACAGAG GTTTGTGGAGTGGATCCCTGAGGTGCCGGCCGACGTAAACTGGCTGTTTGGAGTTGCTACTGGTGTGTACAAACAGGCCTGGAAAGGAGCACCAACCAACTCCGTCAG TGATCCATGCCTAAGGAAATACTTGGATGCTCCTCCTCCACCGGTACAGTGTGAGAGACCAACACAGTGGGACAAACTGCCCGCTCTTTCCTCCCCAGACATTCACGGCTCCTTGTCATCACACATCCACAATCCTCACACCGCCCCCATATCTCCACAGGACAAAGTCTGCTTCTTTCTGAGCTCAGATGACGAGTCTGACCAAGCACTGCAGTAG
- the LOC122767147 gene encoding sorting nexin-4-like, translating into MAEDGEEELVATDDDSEKQGRLNHAIVDQGCTLLRRMEICVAEAEKRNGKNAVNMQEMFTVYLIETRPMDAVAEGRNLSPDSLWRRYSEFELLRSYLVVTYPYIVVPPLPEKRAEFVWHKLSADNMDPDFVERRRVGLENFLLRVACHPVLSNDKILYHFLTEERGWKEVVYETGFQAKAESRLKALSATFRVRNTDKRFVDMKHYSDELQSHTSQLLRARARVADRLYGVYKVHGNYGRVFSEWSAIEREMGDGLQSAGHHMDAFAASIDDILEEEEHYADQLKEYLFYAEALRAVCRKHELTQFELEMASQDLISKKQQREELATGIVRTFSFKGMTNKLFGQEAPEQREARLKLLEEMIAEGEETVKEKTVECEEHVERAWVDMQRFEEQKDKDLREALINYAVMQISMCKKGIQVWGNAKDCFLKM; encoded by the exons ATGGCGGAGGATGGGGAAGAAGAGCTGGTGGCCACTGACGATGACTCAGAGAAACAGGGACGATTAAACCACGCG ATTGTGGATCAGGGCTGCACCCTCCTGCGCAGGATGGAGATCTGTGTCGCTGAGGCTGAGAAGAGGAATGGCAAAAATGCAGTCAACATGCAAGAGATGTTCACCGTGTACCTGATAGAAACAAG GCCAATGGATGCAGTGGCTGAAGGTCGTAACCTCAGCCCCGACTCTTTGTGGAGGCGCTACAGTGAATTTGAGCTGCTGCGGAGTTACCTGGTAGTTACCTATCCGTACATCGTGGTTCCCCCTTTGCCTGAGAAGAGA GCTGAGTTTGTGTGGCACAAGCTCTCAGCAGACAACATGGATCCGGACTTCGTAGAGCGCCGCAGGGTCGGGCTGGAGAACTTCCTACTTCGCGTGGCTTGTCATCCAGTCCTCTCCAACGACAAGATCCTCTACCACTTCCTCACTGAG gaACGTGGCTGGAAAGAAGTGGTGTATGAGACGGGATTTCAGGCAAAG GCTGAGTCCAGACTGAAAGCTCTCAGTGCCACCTTTCGGGTCAGGAACACAGATAA ACGCTTCGTGGACATGAAACACTACAGTGACGAGCTGCAGTCTCACACATCCCAGCTGCTCCGAGCGAGAGCG AGAGTTGCTGACCGACTCTATGGTGTATACAAGGTCCATGGGAACTATGGGAGAGTCTTCAG tGAGTGGAGCgccatagagagagagatgggtgATGGACTGCAAAGCGCTGGTCATCACATGGACGC atttgcTGCCTCTATAGACGACAtcttagaagaagaagaacattaTGCAGATCAATTAAAAGAATATCTCTTCTATGCTGAAGCTCTGAG GGCGGTGTGCAGGAAACACGAGCTCACCCAGTTTGAGCTGGAGATGGCTTCTCAGGACCTCATTTCCAAGAAGCAGCAGCGTGAGGAGCTGGCTACAGGG ATCGTACGGACGTTCTCCTTTAAAGGAATGACCAACAAGCTGTTTGGACAAGAGGCGCCTGAGCAGAGGGAGGCCAGACtgaagctgctggaggagatgaTTGCTGAGGGAGAGGAAACGGTCAAAGAGAAGACAGTCGAGTGCGA GGAGCACGTTGAAAGAGCCTGGGTGGATATGCAGCGCTTTGAGgagcagaaagacaaagaccTGCGGGAGGCGCTCATCAACTACGCCGTCATGCAGATCAGCATGTGCAAGAAG GGAATACAAGTGTGGGGTAATGCCAAAGACTGTTTCCTGAAGATGTAA